The following are encoded in a window of Streptomyces griseiscabiei genomic DNA:
- a CDS encoding SpoIIE family protein phosphatase, whose product MLNARSVAGQVFLWQLVLVVLFAAAAGVALVLQARYTSTQEARQLSLGVAQTFARAPGTVAAMKSADPTAVLQPRAEETRELTGVDFVVAIDPRGYRWTHPDPRLIGEHVFGLREGAAAGRPFTQDFEGSLGLAVESTVPVFDTGGERIVGFVSVGVTVKSVNAVVRHQMPLLLGSVGGALALVTAGTALVSRRLRRQTHGLDPAEMTRMYEHHDAVLHAVREGVLIVGGDGRLLLLANDEARRLLELPADAEQRRVTELGLEAGTTELLRSGRTVTDEIHLAGDRLLALNIRPVDGHGGRRGSVATLRDTTELQALAGRAAVTGERLRLLYEAGVRIGTTLDVKRTAEELAAVAVPRFAEVVTVDLQDPVLEGDEPVGPSPEMRRTAVHGVKGARPLYPVGELIRFLPGNPTAVSVQHGRPVMVSDLTASHGWRAQAPERARRILDAGLHSLITVPLQARGVVLGMVNFWRVEQDAFEEEDLAFAEELAARAAVAIDNARRYTREHALAVTLQRSLLPRSVPDQSAVEVAHRYLPARAGVGGDWFDVIPLPGARVALVVGDVVGHGLHAAATMGRLRTAVRTFSSLDLPPDELIRHLDELVTRVDSEGDDDERNDSGGITGATCLYAVYDPVAGRCSLARSGHPEPALVHPDGTVEQVRVPVSPPLGLGGGLPFESAELTLPEGSQLVLYTDGLVEDRNRDIDTGLDMLREALAGPGRTPDETCQAVLDALLPARPSDDIALLVARTHLLDPSLVADWEVPADPAAVAGIRADVARRLAEWGLEELTFATELVISELVTNTIRYGAEPRRLRILRDGTSLICEVADGSSTSPHLRRAADTDEGGRGLFLVAQFTQRWGTRYLPRGKVIWTEQSLHSTSAEPAADMAESLLDQWSDADW is encoded by the coding sequence GTGCTGAACGCGCGCAGCGTGGCAGGGCAGGTGTTCCTCTGGCAGTTGGTGCTGGTCGTCCTGTTCGCCGCCGCGGCGGGCGTGGCGCTCGTCCTGCAAGCCCGGTACACGAGCACGCAGGAAGCCCGCCAGCTCTCGCTGGGGGTCGCCCAGACCTTCGCGCGTGCCCCCGGGACGGTTGCAGCGATGAAGTCGGCCGACCCGACCGCGGTACTGCAGCCCCGGGCGGAGGAGACACGTGAGCTGACGGGCGTCGACTTCGTCGTCGCGATCGATCCTCGGGGATACCGCTGGACCCACCCGGACCCGAGACTGATCGGGGAACATGTCTTCGGCCTTCGCGAGGGGGCGGCTGCCGGCCGGCCCTTCACCCAGGATTTCGAAGGCAGCCTCGGCCTGGCTGTGGAATCCACGGTTCCGGTCTTCGACACCGGTGGGGAGCGGATCGTCGGCTTTGTGTCGGTCGGGGTCACGGTCAAGAGCGTGAACGCCGTCGTGCGGCACCAGATGCCGCTCCTGCTCGGTTCCGTCGGCGGCGCACTGGCCCTGGTCACGGCTGGTACCGCACTGGTGTCGCGGCGTCTGCGTCGCCAGACACACGGTCTGGACCCGGCCGAGATGACCCGGATGTACGAGCACCACGACGCGGTGCTGCACGCGGTGCGGGAGGGGGTCCTGATCGTCGGCGGCGACGGACGGCTGCTGCTGCTGGCCAACGACGAGGCACGACGGCTGCTGGAACTGCCCGCGGACGCCGAGCAGCGCCGCGTCACGGAACTGGGACTGGAAGCAGGGACCACGGAGCTGCTCCGCTCGGGCCGGACCGTCACTGACGAGATCCATCTGGCCGGTGACCGACTGCTCGCGCTCAACATCCGGCCCGTGGACGGGCACGGCGGCCGGCGTGGCAGTGTGGCCACGCTGCGCGACACCACGGAGTTGCAGGCCCTGGCGGGCCGGGCAGCCGTGACCGGAGAACGGCTCCGCCTGCTGTACGAAGCGGGAGTGCGCATCGGCACCACGCTGGACGTGAAGCGCACCGCCGAGGAACTGGCCGCCGTGGCGGTCCCCCGATTCGCCGAGGTCGTCACGGTCGACCTTCAGGATCCGGTCCTGGAGGGTGACGAACCGGTCGGGCCAAGCCCTGAGATGCGCCGCACGGCGGTACACGGGGTGAAGGGGGCCAGGCCGCTCTACCCGGTGGGCGAGCTCATCCGCTTCCTGCCCGGCAACCCCACTGCCGTCAGCGTCCAGCACGGCCGACCCGTGATGGTCTCCGACCTGACCGCCTCGCACGGCTGGCGGGCCCAGGCCCCCGAACGCGCCCGGCGCATCCTGGATGCCGGTCTCCATTCCCTGATCACCGTGCCGCTGCAAGCCCGCGGCGTGGTGCTGGGGATGGTCAACTTCTGGCGTGTGGAGCAGGACGCCTTCGAAGAAGAGGACCTGGCCTTCGCCGAGGAGCTGGCCGCCCGTGCGGCGGTGGCCATCGACAACGCCCGCCGCTACACCCGCGAGCACGCCCTCGCCGTCACCCTGCAGCGCAGTCTGCTGCCACGATCCGTGCCCGACCAGTCCGCCGTCGAGGTCGCCCACCGCTATCTGCCCGCCCGGGCCGGCGTGGGCGGCGACTGGTTCGACGTCATCCCGCTGCCCGGGGCCCGGGTCGCGCTGGTCGTGGGCGACGTCGTCGGCCACGGCCTGCACGCCGCGGCCACCATGGGCCGGCTGCGCACCGCGGTGCGCACCTTCTCCTCCCTCGATCTCCCACCGGACGAGTTGATCAGGCATCTGGACGAGTTGGTCACCCGGGTCGACAGCGAAGGGGACGACGACGAGCGGAACGACAGCGGCGGAATCACGGGAGCGACCTGCCTGTACGCGGTCTACGACCCGGTGGCCGGGCGGTGCTCGCTTGCCAGGTCCGGGCACCCGGAACCAGCCCTGGTACACCCGGACGGCACGGTCGAGCAGGTGCGGGTGCCTGTCTCCCCACCGCTGGGGCTGGGCGGCGGCCTGCCCTTCGAGAGCGCCGAACTCACCCTGCCCGAGGGCTCCCAGCTGGTCCTGTACACCGACGGTCTCGTCGAGGACCGTAACCGGGACATCGACACCGGTCTCGACATGCTGCGCGAGGCCCTGGCAGGCCCTGGCCGGACCCCGGACGAAACGTGCCAGGCGGTACTCGACGCCCTGCTGCCGGCCCGCCCGAGCGACGACATCGCCCTGCTCGTCGCCCGGACCCACCTGCTGGACCCCTCCCTGGTCGCCGACTGGGAAGTGCCCGCAGACCCGGCCGCCGTCGCCGGGATCCGAGCCGATGTCGCCCGCCGCCTGGCGGAGTGGGGGCTGGAGGAGCTCACCTTCGCAACCGAACTCGTGATCAGCGAACTGGTCACCAACACCATCCGCTACGGCGCCGAGCCAAGACGGCTGCGGATCCTCCGGGACGGCACCAGCCTGATCTGTGAGGTCGCCGACGGCAGCAGCACCTCACCACACCTGCGCCGGGCTGCCGACACCGACGAGGGCGGGCGGGGCCTGTTCCTCGTCGCCCAGTTCACGCAGCGCTGGGGCACCCGCTACCTGCCCCGGGGCAAGGTGATCTGGACCGAGCAGTCGCTCCACAGCACGTCGGCCGAACCAGCCGCGGACATGGCCGAATCGCTGCTGGACCAATGGAGCGACGCGGACTGGTGA
- a CDS encoding ABC transporter substrate-binding protein: MTDVRIGRRAILRAIGGAAAGIAVTSITACGDRARNSGDAPRSSKTLVVRDIGGAYGEANRKAVYEPFSKETGIEVDVVNIPRYAQMLAQIKEGRPQFDLIDIDMSALARFARADATLELDYDRLGNARNAGIADSLLASHGIGKNYWASVMAYRTDQFDGRAPRSWADFWDTGAFPGGRALQSPDAGPPELEFALLADGVTLDRLYPLDIDRAFRVLDAVRDDVREFWVDGATPGDLLERGEVLLSSVWHGRPNALIKQGTPLAYQWNGARRQSSGFGIPKGARNVDAAYRLIDFALRPEVQSGFAKAYPMGPVVPAAYRYLPREAADLASSPEHLYTGFDLDVDWWVKNLEAVTKRWQKWARP, translated from the coding sequence GTGACGGACGTCAGGATCGGCCGCAGGGCAATCCTGCGCGCGATCGGCGGAGCCGCGGCAGGCATCGCCGTCACGTCCATCACCGCATGCGGTGACCGTGCCCGAAACAGCGGCGACGCCCCCAGGAGCAGCAAGACGCTCGTCGTCCGCGACATCGGCGGCGCCTACGGTGAAGCAAACCGCAAGGCGGTCTACGAGCCATTCAGCAAAGAGACCGGTATCGAGGTCGATGTGGTCAACATCCCCCGGTACGCGCAGATGCTCGCGCAGATCAAGGAGGGCCGGCCGCAGTTCGACCTCATCGACATCGACATGAGCGCGCTGGCTCGTTTCGCGAGGGCCGACGCCACGCTGGAGCTCGACTACGACCGGCTGGGGAACGCGAGGAACGCCGGCATCGCCGACTCCCTGCTCGCCTCCCACGGCATCGGCAAGAACTACTGGGCCAGCGTCATGGCCTACCGAACCGACCAGTTCGACGGGAGAGCGCCCCGGTCATGGGCGGACTTCTGGGACACGGGCGCGTTTCCGGGCGGCCGGGCCCTGCAGAGCCCGGACGCGGGCCCGCCGGAGCTGGAGTTCGCCCTCCTCGCCGACGGAGTCACCCTCGACCGGCTCTATCCCCTCGACATCGACCGCGCCTTCCGCGTCCTCGACGCCGTAAGGGACGACGTACGGGAATTCTGGGTCGACGGGGCCACGCCGGGTGACCTGCTGGAACGCGGAGAGGTCCTGCTCTCCAGCGTCTGGCACGGCCGCCCGAACGCGCTCATCAAGCAGGGCACACCGCTGGCGTACCAGTGGAACGGCGCCCGTCGCCAGAGCAGCGGCTTCGGCATCCCCAAGGGCGCACGTAACGTCGACGCCGCCTACCGGCTCATCGACTTCGCCCTGCGCCCCGAGGTGCAGTCCGGTTTCGCCAAGGCCTATCCCATGGGCCCGGTCGTGCCCGCCGCCTACAGGTACCTGCCCAGAGAGGCCGCTGACCTGGCCAGCTCCCCGGAGCACCTTTACACCGGTTTCGACCTCGACGTCGACTGGTGGGTGAAGAACTTGGAAGCCGTGACCAAGCGCTGGCAGAAATGGGCGCGGCCCTGA